A region of Verrucomicrobiia bacterium DNA encodes the following proteins:
- a CDS encoding redoxin domain-containing protein, translating into MPIAVGSQAPDFTLKRKTGDALVDVKLSENFGKKNTVLLFFPLAFTGVCTQEMCDITAGLSQYQSLNAEVIAISVDSPFAQEAWAKQHSISIPIVSDLNKTVTRAYDVVFPNLAGVGDTSARAAFVIDRSGVVKYAEQTPTPKDLPNFEAVKAALAQLQ; encoded by the coding sequence ATGCCCATCGCCGTTGGATCTCAAGCCCCCGATTTCACCCTCAAGCGCAAGACCGGAGACGCCCTCGTGGACGTCAAGCTTTCCGAGAATTTCGGGAAGAAGAACACGGTGCTGCTGTTTTTCCCCCTGGCCTTCACTGGGGTCTGCACCCAGGAAATGTGCGACATCACCGCCGGCCTCTCGCAGTATCAGTCGCTCAATGCCGAGGTGATTGCCATCAGCGTGGACAGCCCGTTTGCGCAGGAGGCGTGGGCAAAACAGCACAGCATTTCCATTCCGATCGTCAGCGACCTCAACAAGACGGTCACCCGCGCCTACGACGTGGTGTTCCCCAACCTCGCCGGGGTCGGCGACACCTCCGCACGCGCGGCGTTCGTCATTGACCGTTCCGGGGTGGTGAAATATGCGGAGCAAACCCCGACGCCGAAGGACCTTCCGAATTTTGAGGCGGTCAAGGCCGCGCTGGCCCAGCTTCAATAG
- the bcp gene encoding thioredoxin-dependent thiol peroxidase, with the protein MAKELELALKPGDPAPAFTATATDGTQVSLSDFTGKSVVLYFYPKDDTPGCTKEACGFRDIYRQIQKRGAVVLGVSVDPVKSHQKFTDKFQLPFPLLADTDHRMVSAYGVWGEKLFMGRKYHGTHRVTFLIGADGRIVKIWPKVKPEDHPTEVLEALGGP; encoded by the coding sequence ATGGCAAAGGAACTGGAACTCGCGCTGAAGCCCGGCGACCCCGCGCCGGCCTTCACCGCCACCGCGACGGACGGGACGCAGGTGTCCTTGTCCGATTTCACCGGGAAATCGGTCGTCCTCTATTTCTACCCCAAGGATGACACTCCGGGATGCACCAAGGAGGCCTGCGGGTTCCGGGACATTTACCGGCAGATCCAGAAGCGGGGCGCCGTGGTCCTCGGCGTGAGCGTGGACCCGGTGAAGTCCCACCAGAAGTTCACCGATAAATTCCAGCTGCCGTTTCCCCTTCTGGCCGACACCGATCACCGGATGGTTTCGGCCTACGGGGTTTGGGGGGAGAAATTGTTCATGGGGCGCAAGTATCACGGCACCCACCGGGTCACCTTCCTGATCGGCGCGGACGGCCGGATCGTGAAGATCTGGCCGAAGGTGAAGCCGGAGGACCACCCCACCGAGGTGCTTGAGGCCCTGGGCGGCCCGTGA
- a CDS encoding protein BatD produces the protein MMACITGLRLLAEPSLIAQLEPQEIPLGDSATLNLVFTDLGEVPAPPTPEVTGATIQYRGSSRNFSFINFKQSSSVTHQYVVTPKAQGAVSIPAITVEVGGRPYQTQPLILRVGAGRDLSRLGVLQLSAPRSEVYVGETFPVEVRFLFRVSPAQQAPPTLAMEGFLKGRQRMENLPPEKLNGHDHGVVRWTLAVTAIKPGEFEVGPAELQTLYRFDTGRGFFGGTEQRQITFNSEPLPLRVLNPPPAGRPAGYEGAVGRFRSEVRLSATNVAVGDPVTVRVRVSGAGNFDALRLPPLPSSAPFQVYPGTNSFAEGDPLGLTGTKTFELVLVPEESGLQTLNWPVWSSWDPDTRRYLTDAPGPLRIEVRQGATAQAQPSGSHVGPAPGSSSRPADSAADLALFADVGPLRRPGALMVSRAAYWCAWSFPLLAYATAGLAIWWRRRRTADTVGLARRRARQAIAEATTALAAHAAAGRVADFYAALNAALQEQLALLLGGVPGHFTEEVLEGPLEARGFSGTDAARLRRLFAAMAQARFAPGAASGELVENARDAAEVLAALEHLEESP, from the coding sequence ATGATGGCCTGCATCACCGGGCTGCGGCTTCTTGCCGAGCCGTCGCTCATCGCCCAACTGGAACCGCAGGAGATTCCACTGGGTGATTCTGCAACCCTGAACCTGGTGTTTACCGACCTGGGAGAGGTGCCCGCACCCCCGACGCCCGAGGTCACCGGCGCAACGATCCAGTACCGGGGCAGTTCCAGAAATTTTTCGTTCATCAACTTCAAGCAGTCGTCGTCGGTCACCCATCAATACGTCGTCACCCCCAAGGCACAGGGTGCCGTGAGCATCCCGGCGATCACCGTGGAGGTGGGGGGGCGCCCGTACCAGACCCAGCCGCTGATCCTCCGCGTGGGGGCCGGACGCGACCTGTCACGCCTTGGGGTCCTCCAGCTCTCGGCGCCGCGCTCCGAAGTTTACGTCGGCGAAACCTTCCCGGTGGAGGTCCGGTTTCTGTTCCGGGTCAGCCCGGCCCAGCAGGCGCCGCCCACGCTTGCCATGGAGGGATTCCTCAAGGGGCGTCAGCGCATGGAGAATCTGCCTCCGGAGAAGCTGAACGGGCACGATCATGGGGTGGTGCGCTGGACCCTGGCGGTCACGGCCATCAAGCCCGGTGAATTCGAGGTCGGCCCCGCAGAGCTGCAAACGCTCTACCGGTTCGACACCGGCCGCGGTTTCTTTGGCGGCACGGAACAACGCCAGATCACCTTTAACAGCGAACCGCTGCCCCTCCGCGTGCTCAATCCGCCCCCCGCGGGCCGTCCTGCCGGATACGAGGGGGCTGTGGGACGCTTCCGCTCCGAGGTGCGGCTGTCGGCAACCAATGTAGCGGTGGGCGACCCGGTGACCGTCCGCGTCCGCGTGTCCGGTGCCGGAAACTTTGATGCCCTCCGCCTGCCCCCCCTGCCCTCCAGCGCCCCGTTCCAAGTGTACCCGGGCACGAATTCGTTCGCCGAGGGCGATCCGCTCGGGTTGACCGGCACCAAGACCTTCGAACTCGTGCTGGTTCCGGAGGAGTCGGGACTCCAGACGTTGAACTGGCCCGTCTGGTCCTCGTGGGATCCCGATACCCGGCGGTACCTGACCGACGCCCCGGGTCCCCTAAGGATCGAAGTCCGACAGGGCGCAACCGCCCAGGCCCAGCCCTCCGGCAGTCATGTCGGGCCGGCGCCGGGATCGTCCAGTCGTCCGGCCGATTCCGCCGCGGATCTGGCGCTATTCGCGGACGTGGGGCCGCTGCGTCGGCCCGGCGCGCTGATGGTGTCCCGGGCCGCCTATTGGTGTGCCTGGAGCTTTCCGCTCCTTGCCTATGCCACTGCCGGGCTTGCGATCTGGTGGCGGCGGCGGCGGACGGCCGACACGGTCGGACTGGCGCGCCGCCGCGCCCGGCAGGCAATCGCCGAAGCGACCACCGCCCTGGCCGCCCATGCCGCTGCCGGGCGGGTCGCGGACTTCTACGCGGCGCTGAACGCGGCGCTGCAGGAGCAACTGGCGCTGCTTCTCGGGGGCGTGCCTGGCCACTTCACGGAGGAGGTCCTTGAGGGTCCGCTGGAGGCGCGGGGATTTTCGGGAACCGATGCCGCAAGGTTGCGCCGCCTGTTCGCGGCCATGGCGCAGGCCCGATTCGCGCCGGGGGCTGCTTCGGGTGAATTGGTGGAGAACGCCCGCGACGCCGCCGAGGTCCTTGCAGCGCTCGAACACCTGGAGGAGTCACCGTGA
- a CDS encoding VWA domain-containing protein, whose translation MNFASPAYLWMSAVVVPLLGWFLWWTWGRKQAAARAFIRARLFGALTVGVSPGLQILKRVLLALAITLTLLALARPRWGYRDEETLASGLDILVVFDVSRSMLANDAAPNRLSKAKRAVFDLLGLARADRIGVVAFAGEAFLQAPLTLDDEALRQTVQGLDCDILPVQGSEIAPAIREAVAAFDKDSTGARAILLITDGEDHEPGAIEAARLAAREGIRVFTLGVGTLGGAVLRMTDPYGNSVFVKDADGNAVKSQLNETLLREIAEAGGGFYLPLQNRQTIQTLYERGLEPIPRTATRAGKSRQWFERFQWPLALAVLLLLLEILVPEHRRVAAGPSLPPTLQDARTAGT comes from the coding sequence ATGAATTTCGCCAGTCCGGCCTATCTGTGGATGTCCGCAGTGGTGGTGCCCCTGCTGGGGTGGTTTCTTTGGTGGACCTGGGGCCGGAAGCAGGCGGCGGCACGGGCGTTCATCCGGGCCCGGTTGTTTGGCGCCCTGACCGTCGGCGTTTCCCCGGGCCTTCAGATCCTCAAGCGGGTCCTTCTGGCCCTGGCGATTACGTTGACCCTGCTCGCGCTGGCCCGCCCGCGGTGGGGCTATCGCGATGAGGAGACGCTCGCCTCGGGACTCGACATCCTGGTCGTGTTCGATGTCTCGCGCTCGATGCTGGCCAACGATGCCGCCCCCAACCGGCTGTCAAAGGCCAAGCGTGCCGTGTTTGACCTGCTCGGGCTCGCACGGGCCGACCGCATCGGCGTGGTCGCGTTCGCCGGCGAGGCCTTCCTCCAGGCGCCCCTGACCCTCGATGACGAGGCCCTGCGGCAGACGGTTCAGGGGCTCGACTGCGACATCCTGCCGGTCCAGGGCAGCGAGATTGCCCCGGCGATCCGGGAGGCGGTCGCCGCCTTTGACAAGGACAGCACCGGCGCGCGAGCCATCCTGCTGATCACGGACGGCGAGGACCACGAACCCGGGGCGATCGAGGCCGCGCGCCTCGCGGCGCGTGAGGGCATTCGGGTCTTCACCCTGGGGGTTGGCACCCTTGGCGGTGCGGTGTTGCGCATGACCGATCCGTACGGCAATTCCGTGTTTGTGAAGGATGCGGACGGCAATGCCGTGAAATCGCAGCTCAACGAAACCCTGCTTCGCGAGATCGCGGAGGCGGGCGGCGGATTCTACCTGCCCTTGCAGAACCGGCAGACGATCCAGACCCTGTATGAACGCGGTCTGGAGCCGATTCCGCGGACGGCGACCCGGGCGGGCAAGTCGCGCCAGTGGTTCGAGCGCTTCCAATGGCCGCTGGCGCTGGCCGTCCTCCTGCTGCTCCTGGAGATTCTGGTGCCCGAGCATCGTCGGGTTGCCGCGGGTCCGTCGTTGCCGCCGACCTTGCAGGATGCGAGAACCGCCGGCACTTGA
- a CDS encoding VWA domain-containing protein, translated as MNFLFAAPWWLVGLLLIPLLAWLRGRRGPESAFVYSSLTLVKGITELRRSRAGAVLMNLRWAALALLFVGLARPQIAGGQAPLKASGIDIAVALDLSGSMIAEDFRLRGQQVNRLEIAKDTLRTFVENRPSDRIGIVVFGTEAYVAAPPTLDHDFLRRVMDRIELGTINGDQTAIGSGLATAVNRLRGLKSKSRIVILLTDGQNNAGKIPPMTAAEAAAALGVKVYTIGVGTRGLAPVPRGTDAFGRKVYGQAPVDIDEDTLRKIADLTGGKYYRADSTETLRRIYAEIDSLEKTEATLNKFAFVEEVMEWFVLPGLGLLLLEVLLGQTVWRKLP; from the coding sequence ATGAACTTCCTGTTTGCGGCACCGTGGTGGCTGGTCGGGTTGCTGCTCATTCCCCTGCTGGCGTGGCTGCGGGGGCGGCGCGGGCCGGAGAGCGCCTTCGTCTATTCCAGCCTGACGCTGGTGAAGGGCATTACCGAGCTGCGCCGAAGCCGGGCGGGTGCGGTGCTGATGAATCTTCGCTGGGCGGCGCTGGCCCTGTTGTTCGTGGGCCTGGCGCGTCCGCAAATCGCCGGGGGACAGGCCCCGCTCAAGGCCAGCGGCATTGACATCGCCGTCGCCCTGGACCTCAGCGGCTCCATGATCGCCGAGGATTTCCGGCTGCGCGGGCAGCAGGTGAACCGTCTGGAGATCGCCAAGGACACGCTGCGGACCTTCGTGGAAAACCGGCCGTCGGACCGCATCGGGATCGTGGTGTTTGGGACCGAGGCCTACGTGGCCGCACCGCCCACGCTGGATCACGACTTCCTGCGCCGGGTCATGGACCGGATCGAACTGGGCACCATCAATGGCGACCAGACCGCCATCGGGTCCGGACTCGCCACGGCGGTCAACCGGCTCCGCGGACTCAAGTCCAAGTCCCGGATCGTCATCCTGCTGACCGACGGGCAGAACAACGCGGGCAAGATCCCGCCGATGACCGCCGCGGAGGCCGCGGCCGCCCTTGGGGTGAAGGTGTACACCATCGGCGTGGGCACGCGGGGTCTGGCACCGGTGCCTCGGGGGACGGATGCCTTCGGACGCAAGGTGTACGGCCAGGCACCGGTGGACATTGACGAGGACACCCTCCGCAAGATCGCGGACCTCACCGGGGGCAAGTACTACCGGGCCGACAGCACCGAGACGCTGCGCCGGATCTACGCCGAAATTGATTCCCTGGAGAAGACGGAGGCGACCCTCAACAAATTTGCGTTCGTCGAGGAAGTCATGGAGTGGTTTGTCCTGCCCGGTCTCGGGCTTCTGCTCCTGGAGGTGCTCCTCGGGCAGACCGTGTGGAGGAAGCTGCCATGA
- a CDS encoding DUF4381 family protein, protein MGRTPASLRTLHEAKRPGSPPCVRRPGRMAWTSWRFLPPCLMGGLAGWAATNTMLVPVELHDIRGPLDIRSPGAWLRIAALLAMLTALLAAFWWWWRQRPKAPSAPGPGPAELALRDLAAALDLRHDPERFATRVSEIARTYLEARFGLKAPERTTEEFLAELTTSAALESPHKTLLGEFLTRCDLVKFARLEPGPAELEELHAAAVRLVEETAPRIPAAPRTPEPAGGAR, encoded by the coding sequence ATGGGTAGGACGCCTGCCAGCCTTCGGACGCTCCATGAGGCGAAGCGCCCCGGTTCGCCGCCTTGCGTCCGGCGTCCCGGCCGGATGGCGTGGACGTCGTGGCGTTTCCTGCCGCCGTGCCTCATGGGAGGGCTCGCGGGTTGGGCGGCCACGAACACGATGCTGGTGCCGGTGGAGTTGCACGACATCCGTGGCCCGCTGGACATCCGGTCCCCGGGCGCGTGGCTGCGGATTGCCGCCCTGCTCGCGATGCTGACCGCGCTGCTCGCAGCGTTCTGGTGGTGGTGGCGGCAACGCCCGAAGGCCCCGTCCGCCCCGGGGCCCGGGCCTGCGGAACTGGCCCTTCGCGACCTGGCCGCCGCGCTGGATCTGCGGCATGATCCGGAGCGGTTCGCGACCCGGGTTTCGGAAATCGCGCGCACCTACCTGGAGGCACGGTTCGGATTGAAGGCGCCGGAACGGACGACGGAAGAGTTCCTTGCCGAGTTGACCACGAGCGCGGCTCTGGAGTCGCCCCACAAGACCTTGCTGGGGGAATTCCTCACCCGCTGCGACCTGGTGAAGTTTGCACGCCTGGAGCCCGGCCCCGCGGAACTGGAGGAGCTCCACGCCGCGGCGGTCCGTCTGGTCGAGGAGACTGCGCCCCGAATTCCGGCCGCGCCGCGGACGCCCGAACCAGCGGGAGGTGCCCGATGA
- a CDS encoding DUF58 domain-containing protein — translation MIPKELLKKIRQIELRTRRLVDETLAGQYHSAFKGQGMDFDEVREYQPGDEVRAIDWNVTARMNHPFVKKFREEREQTVLLMVDLSGSGLFGSGEQSKRELAAEMACVLAFSAIRNQDRVGLLLFTEVVEKFIPPRKGRRHVLRVIRDILYHEPRYRGTSVNGALEFARRVLSHRAIVIVLSDFLGETHPSRSAIAAHLRRRAVHNETLGRMSATTLRQVSRRHDLVAVQITDPYELELPPLGRLVLQDAETGEVVEVNTADLRRRAAFALRQDKTQRELDRLFRQARVDAIQVRTNRPYDRALQQFFDTRERRRRHG, via the coding sequence ATGATTCCCAAGGAGCTGCTCAAGAAGATCCGCCAGATCGAGCTGCGGACGCGCCGCCTGGTGGACGAGACGCTCGCCGGCCAGTACCACTCGGCCTTCAAGGGCCAGGGAATGGACTTCGACGAGGTCCGTGAGTACCAGCCGGGCGACGAGGTCCGGGCGATTGACTGGAACGTCACGGCGCGGATGAACCATCCGTTCGTGAAAAAGTTCCGGGAGGAACGGGAGCAGACGGTGCTGCTCATGGTGGATCTCAGCGGCTCGGGCCTGTTTGGTTCGGGGGAGCAATCGAAACGGGAGCTGGCCGCGGAAATGGCATGCGTGCTGGCGTTCTCGGCCATCCGCAACCAGGACCGGGTGGGGCTGTTGCTGTTCACCGAAGTGGTCGAGAAGTTCATCCCTCCACGCAAAGGCCGCCGGCACGTGCTGCGGGTGATTCGCGACATTCTGTACCATGAACCCAGATATCGCGGCACCTCCGTCAACGGGGCACTGGAGTTTGCGCGGCGGGTCCTCTCCCATCGCGCCATCGTCATCGTGCTCTCGGATTTCCTCGGGGAGACCCATCCGAGCCGCAGCGCCATTGCCGCGCATCTGCGCCGGCGGGCGGTCCACAACGAAACGCTGGGCCGGATGTCGGCAACGACCCTGCGTCAGGTGAGCCGCCGGCATGATCTCGTTGCGGTGCAGATCACCGATCCCTACGAACTGGAGCTGCCGCCGCTGGGGCGCCTGGTGCTGCAGGATGCCGAGACCGGCGAAGTGGTCGAGGTGAACACGGCAGACCTCCGGCGCCGTGCCGCCTTTGCGCTGCGTCAGGACAAGACCCAGCGGGAGTTGGACCGGCTCTTCCGCCAGGCACGGGTGGATGCCATCCAGGTGCGCACGAACCGGCCCTACGACCGCGCGCTCCAACAGTTCTTTGACACCCGCGAACGGAGGCGCCGTCATGGGTAG
- a CDS encoding AAA family ATPase — protein MTSVADLNASVQEAGAFLQPLFGEINRCVVGQKYLVERLVIGLLANGHVLLEGVPGLAKTLSVKTLATALHTRFSRIQFTPDMLPADVVGTQIFNPQTGTFSIRRGPVFANLVLADEINRAPAKVQSALLEAMQERQVTIGDQTFPLAEPFLVLATQNPIEQEGTYALPEAQVDRFMLKLKISYPSRDEERLILDLMARTTDLPSASPVVEAAVILRAREVINTLYIDDKVKDYIVDVVCATRDPEAYRIGVKDFIQMGASPRATIALTLAAKAHAFLRGRGYVTPQDVKSIGLDVLRHRVTLTYEAEAEEKSAEDVVQRIFDELPVP, from the coding sequence ATGACTTCCGTTGCCGATCTCAATGCCTCCGTGCAGGAGGCCGGAGCCTTTCTCCAGCCGTTGTTTGGAGAAATCAACCGGTGCGTGGTGGGCCAGAAGTACCTTGTGGAGCGCCTCGTCATCGGGCTGCTGGCCAACGGGCACGTGCTGCTGGAGGGCGTGCCAGGCCTGGCCAAGACGCTCTCCGTCAAGACGCTGGCCACCGCGTTGCACACCCGCTTCAGCCGCATCCAGTTCACCCCGGACATGCTGCCGGCGGATGTCGTCGGCACGCAGATCTTCAATCCGCAGACGGGCACGTTCTCGATCCGGCGCGGCCCGGTCTTCGCCAATCTCGTGCTGGCCGACGAGATCAACCGGGCGCCGGCAAAGGTCCAGTCGGCCTTGCTCGAGGCCATGCAGGAACGTCAGGTGACCATCGGGGACCAGACCTTCCCTCTGGCCGAACCGTTCCTGGTCCTGGCGACACAAAATCCCATTGAGCAGGAGGGCACCTACGCCCTGCCCGAGGCGCAGGTGGACCGATTCATGCTGAAATTGAAGATCAGCTACCCCTCGCGGGACGAGGAGCGGTTGATCCTCGACCTGATGGCGCGCACCACTGACCTGCCGTCCGCATCCCCGGTCGTCGAAGCGGCGGTCATCCTGCGCGCGCGCGAGGTGATCAACACCTTGTACATTGATGACAAGGTCAAGGACTACATCGTGGACGTCGTCTGCGCCACGCGCGATCCCGAGGCCTACCGGATCGGGGTGAAGGACTTCATCCAGATGGGCGCAAGTCCCCGCGCCACCATCGCGCTGACCCTGGCCGCCAAGGCGCATGCCTTCCTGCGGGGACGCGGCTATGTGACGCCCCAGGACGTGAAGAGCATCGGGCTCGACGTGCTGCGCCACCGCGTCACGTTGACCTATGAGGCCGAGGCCGAGGAAAAGTCGGCGGAGGATGTCGTCCAGCGCATCTTCGACGAGCTGCCGGTGCCGTGA
- a CDS encoding non-canonical purine NTP pyrophosphatase — translation MPTDPRSCKVFKFRSPTLPLDARGRPADARGVFRCLIATGNPHKLEEFRALLGAGVRVVSAREIPGGPAPAETGQTFEANARLKALAWAVHLAAGAGDPVVEWVLADDSGLEVDALDGAPGVHSARFAAADGVHPRNAPDAENNSKLLRLLAGVPDAQRGAQFRCVLALTPVLRGLASGELDARTRCFEGICRGRIAREASGKYGFGYDPLFIPDGLDRSFAALGDALKSRISHRARASEALRAGGFPGTT, via the coding sequence ATGCCGACGGACCCGCGAAGCTGCAAGGTGTTCAAATTCAGGTCACCCACTTTGCCGCTGGATGCCCGGGGCCGGCCTGCGGATGCTCGGGGTGTGTTCCGCTGCCTCATCGCCACAGGCAATCCGCACAAGCTGGAGGAATTCCGGGCGCTGCTGGGCGCCGGGGTGCGGGTGGTGTCCGCACGGGAGATCCCGGGCGGTCCCGCACCTGCCGAGACCGGGCAAACCTTCGAGGCCAACGCCCGCCTCAAGGCGTTGGCGTGGGCCGTCCATCTCGCCGCGGGGGCCGGGGACCCCGTCGTGGAATGGGTGTTGGCGGACGATTCCGGGCTCGAAGTGGATGCCCTGGACGGTGCACCGGGGGTGCATTCGGCGCGGTTCGCGGCGGCAGATGGAGTCCACCCGCGCAACGCGCCGGATGCCGAGAACAACTCCAAGCTGCTGCGCCTCCTGGCCGGAGTGCCGGACGCCCAACGCGGCGCGCAGTTTCGATGCGTGCTGGCGTTGACGCCGGTGCTCCGTGGGCTGGCTTCCGGGGAGTTGGACGCCCGGACCCGGTGCTTTGAGGGGATTTGCCGGGGCCGGATCGCCCGGGAAGCCTCGGGCAAATACGGTTTCGGTTACGATCCGCTGTTCATTCCCGACGGGTTGGACCGGTCGTTCGCCGCCCTCGGGGATGCCCTGAAGTCGCGCATCAGCCACCGGGCCCGCGCTTCGGAGGCGCTGCGGGCAGGGGGCTTTCCAGGGACGACATGA
- a CDS encoding P-II family nitrogen regulator yields the protein MKRIEAIIKPFRLEDVKAALQEAGLTGMTVSEVKGFGRQRGHTESYRGAEYTVDFLPKLKVELVVSDAICTTAVEAIAKAARTGKIGDGKIFVSSVEDAIRIRTEERGDQAI from the coding sequence ATGAAACGCATTGAAGCCATCATCAAACCGTTCCGCCTTGAAGACGTGAAGGCCGCCCTGCAGGAGGCCGGCTTGACCGGCATGACCGTCAGCGAGGTCAAGGGGTTTGGCCGCCAACGCGGCCATACCGAGAGCTACCGGGGCGCGGAGTACACCGTGGATTTTCTGCCCAAACTCAAAGTCGAGCTGGTGGTGTCCGATGCGATCTGTACGACCGCCGTGGAGGCCATCGCCAAGGCGGCCCGAACCGGAAAGATCGGGGACGGCAAGATCTTCGTCTCGTCGGTCGAGGATGCCATCCGCATCCGCACCGAGGAGCGTGGCGACCAGGCGATTTGA
- the aroF gene encoding 3-deoxy-7-phosphoheptulonate synthase, which yields MIIVLKPGVSARDTSAVLKEIKRLGYRPHTMHGVARTVIGAIGDERRHQSLDVLRAWPQVESVTPIQKRYKLVSREAHPQNSTVLARDVVIGGPRVVIMAGPCSVESERQILETAHAVREAGASVLRGGAFKPRTSPYEFQGLGEKGLRLLSKARRETGLAVVTELLSETHADLVAEHADILQIGARNAQNFQLLIAAAKTGRPVLLKRGLSMKIEEWLLAGEYVLSNRNAGLLFCERGIRTFETYTRNTLDLSAIPILKQESHCPVVIDPSQGAGRADLVMALSKGAVAMGADALLLEVHPNPKEALSDSAQQLSIEAFRRLMAGLKPFVEAAGRE from the coding sequence ATGATCATCGTTCTCAAGCCCGGAGTGTCCGCGCGAGACACCTCGGCCGTCCTCAAGGAAATCAAGCGGCTGGGGTATCGTCCGCACACCATGCATGGCGTCGCCCGCACGGTCATCGGGGCGATCGGCGATGAGCGGCGGCACCAATCTCTCGACGTGCTGCGCGCCTGGCCCCAGGTGGAGAGCGTCACGCCGATCCAGAAGCGCTACAAGCTGGTGAGCCGCGAGGCGCATCCGCAAAACTCCACGGTCCTCGCCCGCGACGTGGTCATCGGCGGCCCCCGGGTCGTCATCATGGCGGGACCCTGTTCGGTGGAGAGCGAGCGTCAGATCCTCGAGACGGCGCATGCCGTCCGCGAAGCCGGCGCCTCGGTGCTGCGTGGCGGTGCTTTCAAGCCCCGCACCTCCCCCTACGAATTTCAGGGCCTTGGAGAGAAGGGACTGCGCCTGCTGTCCAAGGCCCGTCGGGAAACCGGGCTGGCGGTGGTCACCGAACTGCTGTCCGAAACCCACGCCGACCTGGTCGCCGAGCATGCCGACATCCTCCAGATCGGGGCGCGCAACGCCCAGAACTTCCAGTTGCTCATCGCCGCGGCGAAGACGGGCAGGCCCGTATTGCTGAAGCGCGGCCTGTCCATGAAGATCGAGGAGTGGCTGCTGGCCGGCGAGTATGTGCTCTCCAACCGCAATGCCGGCCTCCTGTTCTGCGAACGCGGCATCCGGACCTTTGAGACCTACACCCGCAACACACTCGACCTCTCCGCGATCCCGATACTCAAGCAGGAGTCCCATTGTCCGGTCGTCATTGATCCCAGCCAGGGGGCCGGGCGCGCCGACCTCGTGATGGCGCTGTCGAAGGGGGCGGTGGCCATGGGCGCCGACGCCCTCCTCCTCGAGGTGCATCCCAACCCGAAGGAGGCGCTGAGCGACAGCGCCCAGCAATTGTCCATTGAGGCCTTCCGGCGCCTCATGGCCGGGTTGAAGCCCTTCGTTGAAGCGGCCGGCCGGGAGTGA